In the genome of Pseudanabaena mucicola str. Chao 1806, the window AAAGTGATCTACACCGTTAGCCGTGCGGGTATCCCAAATTCTAATTTGATGCAAAATCCATCTGGCAAGCCAGCTTTTAATTCCCTTTTCTAAATTTGATTCTTGCAGATATTGATGCTGCAAGTCCCATGCATAGCGAATTGGTGAATGTACATAGGAAATATGCAACTGATGAGGAGAAGTGAGTACTCCTTTAGCAACGGCATGGGAACTGGAAATAATTAAGTCATACTCCGAGAGATCAAGTTGTTCGATCGCAAGGGGCATCAGTGGCAAATATTGCCGAAATTTGTTTTTTGCGAAGGGTAGGTTTTGAATAAAAGTAGTTGTAACTTGTTTGTTGTGAATATATCCCCGATGCGAATCTTCTAGAAAATCAACTAATGCAAATAAATCTGCATGGGGAAACAAATTTAAAATTTGCTCAACAACCCGTTCTGACCCCGAATAATTAACAAACCATTCATGAATGATCGCAATTCGTAAACTTTCTAACTTTGACATACAGCACTGAACAGAGTTGCTAAAACCAAAATTTTTATGGGATGACCAGCATCATGCAGACAGCTTTAGAAATTTTGGAATATAGTTACAATAGCAATTTTGCAACTGCCAATCCTATGAAGTTTCACCATGTCTCTTCGACCTTAGCCAACTTTATGGCAATTGCGAGTGTTATCAGTCTTTCTGCTGTGACATTCACACCCTTGATTCCCAGTTCAGTGATCGCTCAAGAAGCAGGTGAACCCGTCACCACCACTTCAACACCTCAATCGATCGCTTTAGCTAAATATCTCAAACAAATTGGCGCAAAGGTATATACAACCTACTGGTGTCCCCATTGTCATAACCAAAAAGAACGCTTCGGTAAGGAAGCCGTAAAATTTTTACAGGTAATTGAATGTGATCGACGTGGTGTTAATCCCCAAACCCAACTTTGTATCGACAAAAAAATTCGTGGATTTCCCACATGGGAGATTAATGGCAATTTTTATATAGGCGATCGCTCGTTAGAAAGCCTAGCAAATTTATCAGGATATCGTAATGGTATTTAAATGTTATTCAGGCGATAAGCACTCGTATATTTCAGTATGTTATTTGAGTATGTTCAAAACAAATCTATAAGTCTGCATAGATCTGCATAGATTAGACTTTAGTCTAGGGTAATTACCGTCTAACTAAAAATAGTAATTTTCTGCATAAACATTGTATATAGGTTAAGAAGGCATTTGATCAGCCTTTAATTTTGCCCGTTTGTTTTTTTTTGATTACCGCGAACCTTGCAGGCTAATATGTCTACTCTTGTCATTGTCGAATCGCCCACTAAGGCACGCACCATCCGTAACTTCTTGCCCTCAGAGTATCGAGTTGAGGCATCAATGGGTCATGTGCGCGATTTGCCACAGTCAGCTAGTGACATCCCTGCGGAGTTAAAATCCTCTGAGTGGGCAAAACTAGGCGTAAATGTTGATGCTGACTTTGAGCCACTGTATATCGTGCCTGACGATAAGAAAAAGATCGTCCGTGAACTAAAAGCTGCTCTCAAGGGTGCAAAAGAATTAATCCTTGCAACTGACGAAGACCGCGAAGGGGAAAGTATTTCTTGGCACTTGTTACAAATTTTGCAGCCAAAAGTACCAATCAAGCGCATGGTTTTTCATGAGATTACCTCGGAGGCAATCAAAGGTGCTTTGAAAAATTGCCGCCAAATCGATAATCGACTTGTCCATGCCCAAGAAACCCGCCGCATCCTCGATCGCCTTGTTGGTTACACTCTCTCACCTTTGCTCTGGAAAAAAATTGCATGGGGACTCTCCGCAGGACGAGTGCAGTCGGTAGCAGTGCGTCTCATTGTGAACCGTGAACGTGAGCGTCGTGCATTTAAATCAGCTAATTATTGGGACTTGAAAGCAAATCTCTATGCTCCAAAACAGGAATTTCCCGTGCAGCTAGTCTCCGTTGGTGGGACGAATATCGCCACTGGTAAAGACTTTGATGAAACCACAGGCAAAATTCCTAAGGGGCGCAAGGTTTTATTGCTTGATGAAGCAGGGGCGATCGCCCTCAAAGAGCGACTTAATGGCAAAGTTTGGACTGTCAGTAACCTTGAAGAACGTACCACCTCACGTAAACCATCACCGCCCTTCACCACTTCTACCATGCAGCAGGAGGCAAACCGCAAATTGCGTCTGTCGGCGAGGGACTCGATGAGGGTAGCCCAAGCTTTGTACGAGCAGGGCTACATCACCTATATGCGTACTGACTCCGTACATTTATCACAACAGGCGATCGCGGCAGCACGTCAATGCGTGACCAAGATGTATGGCAGTAACTTCCTCAGCAAGGAACCTCGTCAGTACGTCACCAAATCTAAAGGTGCACAGGAAGCCCATGAAGCGATCCGTCCCGCAGGTGAAACTTTCCGCACACCTCAAGAAACAGGTTTATCTGGTCGTGAGTTGGCTCTGTATGACCTGATCTGGAAGCGTACCGTTGCCTCACAGATGGCAGATGCCCAGTTAACCATGCTCAGCGTCCAGTTGACGGTTGAGGATGCCATCTTCCGTGCTTCGGGCAAGCGGATCGACTTCGCAGGATTTTTCCGCGCCTATGTCGAAGGCTCCGATGATCCAGATGCGGCATTAGAGGAAAAGGAAATTACCTTGCCCCCACTCAAAGTGGGAGATCATCCCGTCTGTCGTGAATTAAATACAGTTGGGCATGAAACTCAACCACCTGCCAGATATACAGAAGCAGCTCTTGTGAAAATGTTGGAAAGTGAAGGCATCGGTCGTCCTAGTACTTATGCCAGCATTATCGGTACGATCTGCGATCGCGGTTATGTTCAGCTAGTGAATAATGCCCTGATTCCGACTTTTACTGCCTTTGCTGTAACGAATTTGTTAGAGGAGCATTTCCCCAATCTCGTTGATCCCAGCTTCACCTCGAAAATGGAACAGACCCTCGATGATATTTCTACAGGTAGCGTCGATTGGTTGCCCTACCTAAAAGAATTTTATTCTGGAGAACAGGGGCTAAGTGGACAGGTCAAAGCTCGTGATAGTCTCATCGATGGCGAAGCAGCAAGGACAGTGCATCTTGAAGGTTTAGATGATGATGTTAAGGTAAAGATTGGTAAATTTGGAGCTTATATCCAAGTTGGTGAAGGTGATCGCACTGTCAATTCCTCGATCCCTCAAAACCTGACTCCTTCAGATCTCGTACCCGAAAAAATCGAATTGCTCCTAAAGCAAAAACTTGAAGGTCCCGATCAAATAGGTATTCATCCTGAAACTAATGAACCAATCTTCATGATGATGGGTCAATATGGTCCCTACGTGCAGTTAGGTCAATCAACTGAAGCTCTCCCTAAACCTAAACGAGCCTCATTACCCAAAGGTATCCAACCTGAACAGGTTAATCTTGATCTTGCGGTCAAGTTGCTTGCTTTGCCTCGTACTTTGGGTGCACATCCTGATACTGGCAATCGCGTATTTGTGAATACAGGTCGTTTTGGTCCCTATGTTTGTCATGTCAAAGGAAATGGTGATAAAGACGATAACCGATCACTCAAATCCACTGACGACCCTTACACGATTACCTTTGAACGTGCTATAGAATTACTAGCTCAGCCTAAGACACTACGAGGAACTGCTGCCGCTAAAGTCCTCAAATCCCTTGGCAAACATCCCGATGATGATGATGCGATCGAGATTCTGGATGGTAAATATGGGGCTTATGTCAAGCATGGCAAAGTAAATGTATCCCTGACAAAGGAGCAATCCGTCGATACACTTACCCTAGATGAAGCGCTGTCCATGTTAGCTACTAAATCGAAATCGAGTAAAAGTACTAGCAAGCGCACTAAGGCAAGCGAAACTACCAAGAAAACCGCGACCAAAAAGGCTAATACAAAGTCTACGGTAGCTAAGGCAGCTACAAAAACTGCTGTCAAGAAAAAGACAACTACTACCAAAAAAACTGCAGCCACAAAGTAATTTCATGAACGTGAGTTCGATCAAGTCATTTGTGCGGCTCTCGGCATGGCGAAATGAAGTTTTCATTACTTCTGCTTATTTAATCTTAAAAACTCACGCCAGTTCGTGTTGAGCTGGCAAATTTTCAAAGCCCAAAAGTAAAAGCCTTGCTAAGCAAGGCTTTTACTTTTGGGCTTTGAGAGAGGGTTTGCGTAGCAAACCCTCTCTCAAAGCATGTTTCAAATTATCCCGATCTCACGTTAAAAACTCAGAAAGAAAAGCATTGATCAACAAGGCTTTTCTTTCTTTACTAATGTTAGTGATGAGTGCTAATTTGTCGATTTTTGAAGAAATTGACTAATTTTTATGGCGGCTTCTCTTAATTTTTCAGGAGGATATACTAGTGCAAACCTGACATACCCTTCACCATGCTTACCAAAACCTGCGCCTGGGGAGAGTGCAATTCCTGTCTCCGCAATTAAATCTAGACAAAATTTGACAGAATCATGAGCATAAACTTCTGGTAATTTTGCCCAGAGATACATAGTGGCAGCAGGGCGTGGAACCTGCCAACCAATTGTTTGCAGAGCCTCAATCATCACATCACGTCGCGTTTTAAAGGTGTTAACTACATGGTCAATGTAGGTGCGATCGCCTGATAAAGCTTTAATTGCTCCGCGCATAATGCCTTGATATTGATTGAAATCGACTACAGCTTTAATCTGTCGCAAGGCTCTAATTAATTCGCGATTACCAACGGCAAAACCAACACGAAACCCACCCATATTATAGGATTTGGACATAGTGAAAAATTCAATGCTGACTTGGCGATCGCGATCAGCTTGCAAGATCGAAGGCGGACTTGAGCCATCAAAGACTAGATCAACATAGGGAAAGTCATGCACTAAGGCAAGATGATGCTGTTGGCAAAATTCCACTGCCGATTGGAAAAACTCTAGGGAAGCCGTTGCAGTCGTAGGGTTGTGAGGATAACTCAACACCATCATTTTCGACTGGGCTAAGACTACGGACGGAATATCGGCAAATACTGGCAAAAAGCTATTCTCAGCAAGTAAGGGCATTCCATAAACTTGACCACTTGCCATGTGAACCCCGCCATAATGGGATGGATACCCGGGGTCTTGTAAAAGAGCAAAATCATTGGGATTGAGTAAGGCTAAGGGTAAATGTGCTGTGCCTTCCTGAGAGCCAATGAGTGGTAATACTTCCGTTTCAGGATCAACGGTTACACCAAATCGTTGGGTGATCCATCGGGCGACGGCTTCCCGAAAGTCGAAGGTACTTCCAAATAGTGAATAGCCGTGAGTACTTGTGTCACTTAATGCTTCTGCGATCGCCTCTAAAATAAATTTGTCAGTGGGCAAATCCGAAGAACCTAATGACAGATCAATTACTTGTTTGCCTGATGCTTTGACGCGACTTTTGGCAATGTCCATATCGGCAAACACATTTGACTGAAGAGGCAGGAGGCGATCGGCAAATTGCATAAGACAAGAAAAAATGACGATATAACCAATTTTACGTCAACTCTCTCAGAATTATTGCAGTTTTCCAATGCGTGCGTCCTCTTTTGAAAACTCATAGTAAAGGTATTGCAGTTGTCATTTTGACGTAGGCAAAATGACAACTGCAATGGAGGTACACACCACACTTTCTAAATGATTGCGATAACATAGAGGCAGTTGTCGCAATTTTCTGGAGAAAAAGAGCTATGGTTTGCTGTAACCCCAAAGCTAAACTTGCTAAAGCTGTCAAATTACATCGCAATTTTCATTTCAAAACTGGGCTGTTGCTCGATCAAGGTGTGCGGCTCTTTGGTGTGCATAAATTTCCTCTCACCAAACCCCTATACAAAGCTGCTAAAGTTGCAGGCTATACAAATGTTGCTCTCGCCAGTATTGCACTTGTTTTGCTAGAAGACTAAGATGACACTTAGCACGATTCGTATATAGGAAAATTTCGTATGATTACATTGACCGATGCCGCGATCGCTCGCGTGAGAAATCTGCAAAACCAACGAGCCACTTCCGCACCTTTGCGTCTAGGGATTAAGCAAGGTGGTTGCTCTGGGTTGTCTTACTTGATGGACTTCGCAGAACAATTAGAAACTGATGATAATGAGTATGAATATAATGGTGTCAAAATTGTCATCAACAATAGCAATTTGCCTCAGTTGCAAGGACTAGAACTCGACTATACCGAAGATCTTTTAGGCGGTGGCTTCCGTTTCCGTAATCCTAATGCGAGCAAGTCTTGCAGTTGTGGAACTTCCTTTGCTACTCCTAAAGAACTTGGTGCACCTGTAGCCTGCAGCTAATAACATCTTAAAAAAGAAGCCTCGCATTGCGAGGTTTCTTTTTTAAGTGATTTGTTGAATGTTTTCTTCCCAATGTTTGCCATCAAAAGGCACGATTGCAAAGAGAGGCATTGCTTTAGTAAACTAAAAAACCATAGTTTTGTTCCGCCCGCGTAGCGGGCGGAACAAAACTATGGTTTGGGTTTTAATTAAGTTGAGCTACTTACTTCATCAGATTGGATGGAATTTTGATTTTGCCTGAATTATAATCATCCCAAGCTCGATACAGTAATCTTGCTCTTTTTTCTGCTGTCTCCTCGTAGGCTTGGATCTCGGCGCGAAGTAGCTTTTTCATCAATGGACGTTTAGATAACTCTAGTAATTCCTGTAGTTCTACTTCTGAAAAGTTTGCTTCTAATCGTGACACATATTGAGATTCTACATGTTTCCATCCAGCCACTCTTGCCAAAGTCTGTTGCAACCACTCACTAAACTTAGTTCTTGTTCCCGTACCATAGGCAATATCGACACTGTTCCAGAAATATAAGTCGTACTGCTTGCCGATCCCTAATTCAACTAAGAGTTCTCTTGCTAGTTGTCTCTTTGAATTGAGCGGAGTGGTAATTGGGGAAGGCGATCGCTCATCTTGATTATTGTCAGCATAGGTGGCGATCGCAGGAAATGCTATCCAAGAAATCCAAGCTATTAATATCAGAGAATGTTTCAAGTTTTTCATAATTGCCTTTAAATTCAATAATCTAGGGAAGACTTCATCAAAATAAAGTCAATCAAGTAAGAATTTATTTTCCTGCTACGCAGCATAGATCATAGTTTACTGCTCTATTTTTTAATTAATCCCAGCTACTCAGTTACGACATTGTGAGAAGATTAAGCAGAGATAAATATAGTTATGTTTTTGGCTAATAAATCAATCAAGGGATCAATGAGATATCTGCTGCGTCGCTTTGTAGCTTGGTTTGTGATCGCTCTATTGTTATTAACTGCTCTTTGGGGTTGTACTAATGGCAGAGTCATTAACGCCAATAGATTTGGCATAACTGATCGCACAGAGGAGCGCATCGTTTTAGGTACAACCAGCAAAATCCGCACCCTTGATCCTGCCGATGCCAATGAATTTTTTATTAGCAATGTTTTTTACAACACTCTCGAACGTCTTTACACCTACAAAGAAGGCTCCAATGAGATTGTGCCGCAACTGGCGACAGATATGCCCAAAGTTAGCGATGATGGCTTAACTTACACCGTAACTTTGCGGACTGGCATCAAATTTCATGATCGCACTAACTTTAATGCCTATACGATGAAATTTGCCTTGGAACGCTTCATTAATGCCAAGGGAACACCAGCCTATATTTTGGGTGATGTGATCGAATCAATTTCTGCCCCTAATGACACCGAACTGATTTTCAAACTCAAACAGCCTTTACAATTTTTTCCCAAGTTTTTAGCCTTTACAGGTGCAGCCGCAATTTCACCTCAGGTTTACAAACATATTAAGGACGAAAAAACAGGTCGCCTTTTATTCTTGCCCGATAAATTAGTGGGTACAGGTCCCTATCAAGTCACCCAGTTTGTCGAAGGTAGTTATTTACGTCTGGATGCATTCCCTGACTATTGGGGCAAAAAACCGATTAACAAAGGTATTGATATCCAGTTTTTCTCATCTAATGCTAACTTGCTCAATGCCTTTAAAACAGGATCCGTAGACATTGCTTTTCAGACGCTCACGCCCACACAAGTCAAGAATGTTGAAGCCAATGCTAAGCAAAATGGTTGGAAGATAGCTTCAGGACAGGGAGCAACAATTCTCTATCTGGTTTTGAATACGCAGCAATCACCACTCAATGATGTGCGCGTCCGGCAAGCTCTTGCGGCAGCGATCGATCGCCCATTGCTCGAATCACGCATATTTTTTAATCAACGCGCCCCACTCTATAGTTTAGTTCCTAGTGCTTTTGCGGACTCTAAGCCTGTATTTGAGCAAAAATATGGCGACAATGGCAACAGCAAACTCGCAAGGCAACTACTACAAGAAGCAGGATATTCTGACGATAAACCTGCTCAAGTCACGATTTGGTATCCACCAAAATATGGTGGCAATGGCGATCTTGTGGCAAGTACTCTCCGTGCTTCTATTCAGAAAAATGTCGGTAGAATTCTGCAAGTCAAGACAGAACGGGTGGAAAATGCAGTGGGCTATGCATTTATTGACAAAGGTGTATATCCCAGCTATTTGCTAGACTGGACTCCAGATATTCTCGATCCCGATAACTACATCAAGCCATTCCTCGATTGTGAAGAAGCGGAAGGCGATCGCTGTAAAAAAGGTGGTAGTCAGTTCCAAGGCTCGTTTTATCACAATCCAAAAATGAATGAATTAATTGCTAATCAGCGTAAAGAGCGTGATGCAGCAAAGCGATCGCAAATTTTGCAACAAATTCAAGACCTGTTAGCTCAAGATGTTCCATTCATTCCTCTCTGGCAAAACAAAGAATATGCCTTTGCTCAAAAAGGAGTCGAGGGAGTCAAAATCGAACCTAACCAACAGCTTCCCTATTGGAATATTTCCAAGTCATGACAGCCAGTGTAAGGCGGTGCTTTACGCTGCTGCCTTACATTAAAACGGCGACAGCTATAATGCCCGAAACTAATCCATAAAAAAAGCCTCGCATTGCGAGGCTTTTTTTATGGACTAGTTTCGCTAACCGATAATTGATAATTTGCGCGATCGCCATTTGCCGTACCGACCCAAATTTCATATTGTCCCGATACCCAAGCACCTGACAATTCAGGACTCTTACCACTGCGACAATAGATCCCATCAGGACCTTTGACCAATAAAGACAAGTTGCGATCACCCGATACACTCAAGCTTAAAAAACCAAAATTTTTCAAGATTGTTAAAGTGTGGTTGGGAGATTGATCAGCTAATCCTTGACATGAACCATTAGCTTTACTGGTAGCGATCACTTGCAAAGGCACATCTCCCCCTCCCTTACCATAATAAACTTGAGGATCGGGAGTAAATCTTGGCGAGATTGGCTTAAGCGTTTCTTGGCTCATGACTGGAGCAACAGATAACAAAATAGGTGCTAAAGCAACTCCCAGTAAAGTAATTGGCTGTTTCAAGAATTTCATTTTTGAACTATTTCACTCAAAGACAAAGTATAACTAAAAGATTGATTGACGTTTTTAGAACCAACCCAAATTTGATAAGTACCTCTAGGTAAGCGTCGATTGGCTTGTGGATAACGCCCACCCGACTCATCATCGGCACAAATCACAATGCCATTAGGTCCTTTTACTAGCATGGTTGGGTCATCATTAACATTATTGGTATAAACCAAGAGATCCAGCAAAGGAAAAGTTTCGTTCAAAGTAATCGTGTGATTTGGTTCAGTGTTTGCAAAACCACGACAATTATCCGCAATTCCCGCTAGACTCGCAAGACTAACATTCCCCCCTCCATTACCTTGCAACTTTTCAGGATCTGGTCGAAAATTGCGATCTAGCGCGATCGCGCGTTGAGCAAAACTAGGAGCAGCGATCGCCAAAGTTGCGGCAATTCCTACCAAGGCTCCCCAGCCTAGATTAGCCATATTCACTTGGCAATTCTTATAAATGTCCATACTTGACTCCATTGAGGTCTAGTTACATTAACTTAAATGCACTAATTTGGTACTTGCTGTATTTTCAGGCTTTACTTCAAGGATGCACTGTACTAAACATCAGGACAAAATAGCAGTAATTTTGTTCCCAATCTCATTCTTTTAACAATTGCAATGCTATTTAGAAAAAAAGTTAGCGATCACAAACCAAAACCAGAAGATGAGTTGTGGGGCAAAGCCCCACAACTCATCTTCTGGTTTTATGTCCTGAGCAAAACTTGGTTTGCTATAGAACTATTGTAACAAAATATTAAGTTATTGCCGTCATAACGGCATGACTCCTTGACAGCACAAAATTCTCCCTGTACCTTAGTTGCATACCCGGGTATTCACTGTTCTTAACCACTATGCAAGACAAGCAAAAGGTAACTTTTTATCTCCCCGAACGACTACATCAGCAGCTTAAGATTCGCTCTGCTATTGATGGTGATTCGATGTCAGACTTGGCAGAAAAGGCAATTAGCTTTTACCTATCCCACGCTGACATTGTTGAGTCTTCAGGCATCGGGCATACTCATCAAACTTATAACTGTCCAAGCTGTTCTCAGACAGTCGTAATCCGTAATGGTGACTTGCTAGCCATCGGCGGCAATCGTACTCAGACTTTACCTGTAACTGTTGGCAAGGCTGACAGCGCAGGTGAAGAACTAGTATCCATTAACTGAATTTCTAGATTCTAGATTATTAATTTTATCTGTAGACAAGGTGAGGATGGAGGCGTAAACCTCTGTATTACTATATGCAAGAACAACTTAGCATTTTAATTCAAGCCCAATATCCCTTGATCTACCTCAACACCCCAGAGGAAGAAAGAGCAGAACGGGCGATCGCTACCATCTCCCAACTCAAACCAGTACGTCGCGTCTTTGTATGGACTTCGACTCGTGGCATTGTTGAGCATGGTCAAGCGACAGCAGCAGCCCAACACAACACCGAGTCAATCCAAGCAGCTTTGCAATGGGTTATCCGTGCTGATCAAAAAGATCCTGCTATTTACATCTTTAAAGACGCACATCCTTTCTTTGATCATCCAGTAGCTGTTAGATTCTTACGTGATGCAGTGGCTAACTTTAAGGGCACTCAAAAAACTATCATTTTGATGTCGCCTATCCAAGTAATCCCTGTTGAATTAGAGAAAGACATCGTTGTACTTGATTTTCCTCTGCCAGATATTAAAGCGATCGAAGAAGTTCTCGATCAGCAACTAAGTCAAATTCGCACCAAGAAAATATCTTCAGAAACTCGCGAAAAGCTTGTCAGGGCAGCACTAGGGCTTACTCAAGATGAAGCTGAAAAAGTTTATCGCAAAGCCCAAGTCACCAGTGGTCGTCTCACCGAAGAAGAAGTCGCAATTGTCCTTTCCGAAAAGCAACAACTGATTCGGCGTAATGGCATTCTCGAATATATCGAAGATGAAGAAGATTTAGATGCAGTTGGGGGACTAGAAGAGTTAAAGCACTGGTTGCAACAGCGATCGAATGCCTTTAGCCAAAGAGCCAGAAACTATGGATTACCCCAACCCAAAGGAATGCTGATTCTCGGTGTCCCTGGTTGTGGAAAATCCTTAATTGCCAAGACTACGGCTCGACTATGGTCGCTGCCACTCATTCGCCTTGATATGGGTCGCGTTTATGATGGTTCCACTGTAGGTAAGTCAGAGGCAAATTTACGCAATGCCCTCAAAGTTGCCGAATCGATTTCACCAATGATTCTATTTATTGATGAACTCGATAAAGCTTTTGCTGGCGGGGCAGGTTCGGCAGATTCTGATGGTGGTACATCATCACGAATCTTTGGTACGTTCCTGACATGGATGCAGGAAAAGAAATCGCCTGTATTTGTTATGGCAACTGCCAATCGTATCGAAAAATTACCGGGGGAATTTCTGCGGAAGGGGCGGTTTGACGAGCTATTCTTCGTTGATTTGCCTAATTCTGAAGAGCGGAGAGATATCTTCCGAATTCATTTACGGAAGCGTCGTCCAGATTTAGAAAGGTTCGATCTTGAGCAGCTATCGAAAGTGAGCGATGGTTTTTCGGGGGCAGAGATCGAGCAAGCGGTAATTGCCGCTATGTATGAAGCTTTTGCCCAAGATCGGGAGTTTACACAGCTAGACATCATTTCGGCTGTGAAATCCACAACTCCCCTTTCACGCACGATGACTGAGCAGGTTGCTGCTCTGCGTGACTGGGCAAGGATGCGGGCAAGACCCGCCGCCACCTCTGTCGCTGAATATCAGCGTATGGAGTTTTAATAAGCTTAGTCCTGCTGTTTCGTAGTCAGCAGGTTTAAGGCTAGATTATAAAGAATGTCTTATCAAAAGACAGTCGATCTAGCAGCTAACATAGGAGGAAGAACCACCAACACTCTTATGTCTCACGTTTGAGTCAACCGTCAAGTTCACTATTGAATTAACAATTGTTTACAGGAGCAAGACTATTATGTCTCATTTCAGCACACTTCGCACAAAAATTACTGATGCCGAAGTCCTCAAGTCGTCCTTGCGCGATCTAGGTATCAGTGTTAACACAGAAGCTGATGTTCGTGGCTATAATAGCCAACGCATTCGTGCCGACATCGTGGCAACTCTTGAAGGTGATTATGATTTGGGTTGGTCGCGTAATGCCGACGGTTCTTTTGATCTAATCGCTGATCTCTGGGGTGTTGCGAAAAAGCACAATCAGACTGAACTGATCAATTCGATCAACCAAAAGTATGCAGTGAATAAGGCTCTAGCCGAAGTGAAGCGTCCTGGTCTAAGCAATGCCAACGTCAAACTCGTCTTGCAGTAAGGTGTCGAATCTTGCGAGTTAAATATGCAAAAAACGGGCTAGTCATATCTTTGGCTAGCCCATTTTTTGTTTTCTAGCTTCACATTTCTCGTTTTTAAATGTAAAATAATAATACATAATACGAGCTAACGTCGCCCCAATGGAAATTGCGATCGCCCTCTTGCAACATTACAGTTTCGATCTTGGTGGCTATACCATCAATGATTTAACCCGTGAGTGGAGCAGGTTTAAGCCTGAGTGGGTGCGTCAAGCAGTAATCGAAGCACTGTTTCAAGGAAGATATAAAGCTATTTCTGTGAGCCAGATTTTGCAGTTATGGGAACGTAAGGGGGAAACAAACTGTCGTTACAATCGTGAGTTTGAGCGATTGGTGTGTGGGGATGTAGCGGTAATTTATGAAGATCGCATTTACTATACACCGCCTCGAACTTCTGCTTGTGAATTCCTGATTACTGAAATAGCTCCCTTTGTTCCAGCAAAAGAAACTGCCTCCCCTATTTCGTTTACTTGTCGTTCTAAGATTGCAGGTATTCCGATCGCACCAAAGCCTCAACCTACGCAGCAAAGATGTCCTGATCGTATTGTTCCCATTCCATCAGGAACGACTAAATCTACACAGGCTTATCCGCTCAATCAAAAAGTAGAATATTCAGAAGCCTATCGATCTGCCTATGAGAATATGACTCTGTTGGCAGAGACTTCAATATTTGTCGATAAGTTGCGGTCAATGTGTAGTGATCGCCTAGTTTTACATGTCCCTGAATTTGTCGCCGAGCAGGAAAAAGTAGAATTCACGGCTGATAATTAGCCAAACTATAAATGTGGAGTGGGTCGTTCGAGTAGCTGTCGGACTTATTATCTGTTGTATTTCCCTATAAATTGCAGTTTCTCGCTAAAGTGGATAAGCATAACACCTCCAAACCATCAAGAAATTGTGAGGAATTTTGGCTTGCTTTCAAAAATTCCTATAATTTATGTTTATGAAATCAACTCCATTTATTCCC includes:
- the topA gene encoding type I DNA topoisomerase; the protein is MSTLVIVESPTKARTIRNFLPSEYRVEASMGHVRDLPQSASDIPAELKSSEWAKLGVNVDADFEPLYIVPDDKKKIVRELKAALKGAKELILATDEDREGESISWHLLQILQPKVPIKRMVFHEITSEAIKGALKNCRQIDNRLVHAQETRRILDRLVGYTLSPLLWKKIAWGLSAGRVQSVAVRLIVNRERERRAFKSANYWDLKANLYAPKQEFPVQLVSVGGTNIATGKDFDETTGKIPKGRKVLLLDEAGAIALKERLNGKVWTVSNLEERTTSRKPSPPFTTSTMQQEANRKLRLSARDSMRVAQALYEQGYITYMRTDSVHLSQQAIAAARQCVTKMYGSNFLSKEPRQYVTKSKGAQEAHEAIRPAGETFRTPQETGLSGRELALYDLIWKRTVASQMADAQLTMLSVQLTVEDAIFRASGKRIDFAGFFRAYVEGSDDPDAALEEKEITLPPLKVGDHPVCRELNTVGHETQPPARYTEAALVKMLESEGIGRPSTYASIIGTICDRGYVQLVNNALIPTFTAFAVTNLLEEHFPNLVDPSFTSKMEQTLDDISTGSVDWLPYLKEFYSGEQGLSGQVKARDSLIDGEAARTVHLEGLDDDVKVKIGKFGAYIQVGEGDRTVNSSIPQNLTPSDLVPEKIELLLKQKLEGPDQIGIHPETNEPIFMMMGQYGPYVQLGQSTEALPKPKRASLPKGIQPEQVNLDLAVKLLALPRTLGAHPDTGNRVFVNTGRFGPYVCHVKGNGDKDDNRSLKSTDDPYTITFERAIELLAQPKTLRGTAAAKVLKSLGKHPDDDDAIEILDGKYGAYVKHGKVNVSLTKEQSVDTLTLDEALSMLATKSKSSKSTSKRTKASETTKKTATKKANTKSTVAKAATKTAVKKKTTTTKKTAATK
- a CDS encoding ABC transporter substrate-binding protein — encoded protein: MRYLLRRFVAWFVIALLLLTALWGCTNGRVINANRFGITDRTEERIVLGTTSKIRTLDPADANEFFISNVFYNTLERLYTYKEGSNEIVPQLATDMPKVSDDGLTYTVTLRTGIKFHDRTNFNAYTMKFALERFINAKGTPAYILGDVIESISAPNDTELIFKLKQPLQFFPKFLAFTGAAAISPQVYKHIKDEKTGRLLFLPDKLVGTGPYQVTQFVEGSYLRLDAFPDYWGKKPINKGIDIQFFSSNANLLNAFKTGSVDIAFQTLTPTQVKNVEANAKQNGWKIASGQGATILYLVLNTQQSPLNDVRVRQALAAAIDRPLLESRIFFNQRAPLYSLVPSAFADSKPVFEQKYGDNGNSKLARQLLQEAGYSDDKPAQVTIWYPPKYGGNGDLVASTLRASIQKNVGRILQVKTERVENAVGYAFIDKGVYPSYLLDWTPDILDPDNYIKPFLDCEEAEGDRCKKGGSQFQGSFYHNPKMNELIANQRKERDAAKRSQILQQIQDLLAQDVPFIPLWQNKEYAFAQKGVEGVKIEPNQQLPYWNISKS
- a CDS encoding LL-diaminopimelate aminotransferase, producing MQFADRLLPLQSNVFADMDIAKSRVKASGKQVIDLSLGSSDLPTDKFILEAIAEALSDTSTHGYSLFGSTFDFREAVARWITQRFGVTVDPETEVLPLIGSQEGTAHLPLALLNPNDFALLQDPGYPSHYGGVHMASGQVYGMPLLAENSFLPVFADIPSVVLAQSKMMVLSYPHNPTTATASLEFFQSAVEFCQQHHLALVHDFPYVDLVFDGSSPPSILQADRDRQVSIEFFTMSKSYNMGGFRVGFAVGNRELIRALRQIKAVVDFNQYQGIMRGAIKALSGDRTYIDHVVNTFKTRRDVMIEALQTIGWQVPRPAATMYLWAKLPEVYAHDSVKFCLDLIAETGIALSPGAGFGKHGEGYVRFALVYPPEKLREAAIKISQFLQKSTN
- a CDS encoding DUF2059 domain-containing protein, which codes for MKNLKHSLILIAWISWIAFPAIATYADNNQDERSPSPITTPLNSKRQLARELLVELGIGKQYDLYFWNSVDIAYGTGTRTKFSEWLQQTLARVAGWKHVESQYVSRLEANFSEVELQELLELSKRPLMKKLLRAEIQAYEETAEKRARLLYRAWDDYNSGKIKIPSNLMK
- a CDS encoding HesB/IscA family protein; amino-acid sequence: MITLTDAAIARVRNLQNQRATSAPLRLGIKQGGCSGLSYLMDFAEQLETDDNEYEYNGVKIVINNSNLPQLQGLELDYTEDLLGGGFRFRNPNASKSCSCGTSFATPKELGAPVACS